In one Perca fluviatilis chromosome 7, GENO_Pfluv_1.0, whole genome shotgun sequence genomic region, the following are encoded:
- the l3mbtl1b gene encoding lethal(3)malignant brain tumor-like protein 4 isoform X4 — translation MTDTPPSDGPSQGAEFDMMGALDWKDGIATLPGSDIRFRMTEFGTLEIVTDLEVKGQKAEPNRQTLDPAQSHTPTPPPEGQSQTGTATAPANQSQPGLSQCKAPGPVLLSLEEGPSMEGPSVEVGPSVEVGSSADMGPNGEMSRCRACGGHVPRDTLLQGKFCSSICAQPSSGRSSPGEARESQSVECERLGKRVRKKRKIYMDSGDEEEDNQEEPEEKAKTTKGRRGAKIAKLVTAPANKKRAWSWPAYLEEERAIAAPVKLFKEHQSLPQSRNSFKVGMKLEGLDPSHPSLFCVLTVAEIQGYRVRLHFDGYPECYDFWANADSWDMKPAGWCEKNGHKLLLPKGCKDGEFNWSMYVKNCRGQLAPKHLFKSLNTSVTPSGFRAGMKLEAIDRKNPSLICVATIAAVVDNRLLIHFDNWDDTYDYWCDASSPYIHPVGYCEEAELTLTTPAGKTQTKTHVEYKQPKTFSWEKYLEETGTQAAPARAFKPRPPHGFQIGMKVEAVDKRNPMLIRVATIADTEDHRLKIHFDGWSSEYDYWVETDCPDLHPVGWCQKTGHPLQYPNGSSDLVTAPGQGCPTPGCNGVGHIRGPRYGTHYTQVSCPYSEMNFNKEGLLPDRLSGERPLALSGPHPRGRRPDPHTNTTTQTSATPDQLEGAEDSQNRKPVTLEAERLGCNAQLEPPGGASERSHNGTRPKRTAPVPKYLKMHYVKEEIGDSKASPDAISLQQALHESVFSPGISASPPHRVALCWDKHCQLLPEVLGLTAKRVATWSAEEVSTFVKGLPGCKEHAATFKTEQIDGEAFLLLTQADIVKILSIKLGPALKIYNSILMLKNSDEE, via the exons ATGACCGACACTCCACCCAGTGATGGCCCCTCCCAGGGAGCAGAGTTTGACATGATGGGTGCTCTGGACTGGAAGGATGGTATTGCCACACTGCCGGGCAGTGACATCAGG TTCCGCATGACAGAGTTTGGGACTCTTGAGATTGTCACAGACCTAGAGGTCAAAGGGCAGAAGGCAGAGCCTAATCGCCAGACCTTGGACCCAGCACAGTCTCACACTCCTACCCCTCCACCAGAGGGCCAATCACAGACTGGCACAGCCACAGctccagccaatcagagtcagcCAGGATTGTCTCAATGTAAAG CCCCCGGTCCTGTGCTTCTGTCTTTAGAGGAGGGCCCCAGCATGGAGGGCCCCAGTGTGGAGGTTGGTCCCAGTGTTGAGGTTGGCTCTAGCGCAGACATGGGCCCAAATGGGGAGATGTCAAGGTGCCGGGCCTGTGGTGGCCATGTTCCCCGGGACACCCTCCTTCAGGGCAAATTCTGTAGCTCCATTTGTGCCCAGCCCTCCAGTGGCAG ATCCTCTCCAGGGGAAGCAAGGGAGAGTCAAAGTGTTGAGTGTGAGAGGCTAGGTAAACGTGTGCGCAAAAAGAGGAAGATCTATATGGATTCtggtgatgaagaggaagacaaCCAAGAGGAACCAGAG GAAAAGGCCAAGACTACCAAAGGCAGAAGAGGTGCCAAAATTGCCAAACTGG TTACTGCCCCAGCCAATAAGAAACGGGCATGGAGCTGGCCAGCTTACTTGGAAGAGGAGAGGGCCATCGCTGCTCCTGTTAAACTATTCAAAGAG CACCAGTCGCTTCCTCAAAGCAGGAACAGTTTTAAGGTGGGAATGAAGCTGGAGGGGCTGGACCCGTCTCACCCGTCTCTGTTCTGTGTACTCACTGTTGCAGAG ATTCAAGGCTATAGGGTCAGGCTTCACTTTGACGGTTACCCAGAATGCTACGACTTCTGGGCCAATGCTGACTCGTGGGATATGAAACCGGCTGGCTGGTGTGAAAAGAATGGGCATAAGTTATTGTTGCCTAAAg GTTGTAAGGATGGAGAGTTTAATTGGAGCATGTATGTGAAGAACTGTAGGGGTCAGCTGGCCCCAAAACACCTTTTCAAGAGCCTCAACACA tcgGTGACTCCGTCTGGATTTAGAGCAGGGATGAAGCTGGAGGCGATTGACAGGAAGAACCCATCATTGATCTGTGTAGCAACcattgctgctgttgttgacaACCGACTGCTCATTCATTTTGACAACTGGGATGACACATATGATTATTG GTGTGATGCTAGCAGTCCATACATCCATCCTGTGGGATACTGTGAAGAGGCTGAGCTAACTCTGACCACTCCAGCTGGTAAGACACAGACCAAGACACACGTGG AATATAAGCAACCCAAGACTTTCTCATGGGAGAAATACCTGGAAGAGACGGGCACACAGGCTGCTCCTGCGCGCGCTTTCAAACCG CGACCTCCACATGGCTTTCAGATTGGGATGAAAGTGGAAGCTGTGGATAAGAGGAACCCCATGCTCATCCGTGTTGCAACTATAGCGGACACAGAGGACCACCGACTAAAG ATTCATTTTGACGGCTGGAGTTCAGAGTATGACTACTGGGTGGAGACAGACTGCCCTGATCTGCACCCTGTAGGCTGGTGTCAGAAAACCGGTCACCCACTACAATACCCTAACG gctcCAGTGATTTAGTAACTGCCCCAGGACAAGGATGTCCTACCCCCGGATGCAACGGGGTTGGCCACATTAGAGGACCTCGCTATGGGACCCACTACAC tcagGTGAGCTGTCCCTACTCAGAGATGAATTTTAACAAGGAGGGCTTGCTGCCAGATCGCCTCAGCGGAGAACGACCCCTCGCCCTCAGTGGACCTCATCCACGTGGGCGACGACCGGATCCTCACACAAACACTACAACACAGACCTCCGCAACGCCTGACCAGCTGGAAGGAGCTGAAGACTCCCAGAACAG GAAACCGGTGACATTGGAAGCTGAGCGTTTAGGATGTAACGCTCAGCTGGAGCCACCGGGTGGAGCCAGTGAGCGGAGCCACAATGGAACGAGGCCTAAAAG GACGGCTCCAGTTCCCAAATACCTGAAAATGCACTACGTTAAAGAGGAGATTGGCGATAGTAAAG CCTCTCCAGACGCCATCTCTCTCCAGCAGGCCCTCCACGAGTCTGTGTTTTCCCCCGGCATCTCTGCCTCCCCCCCTCACCGGGTGGCTCTCTGCTGGGACAAACACTGCCAGCTGCTGCCTGAGGTCCTGGGGCTGACTGCCAAGAGAGTGGCCACTTGGAGTGCTGAGGAG GTGTCCACTTTTGTCAAAGGACTCCCAGGATGTAAAGAACATGCTGCTACATTTAAAACCGAG CAAATAGATGGCGAGGCCTTCCTGCTGCTCACCCAAGCAGACATTGTCAAGATCCTGTCCATCAAGTTAGGACCCGCCCTGAAGATCTACAACTCCATCCTCATGTTGAAGAACTCAGACGAGGAGTAA
- the l3mbtl1b gene encoding lethal(3)malignant brain tumor-like protein 4 isoform X3, which yields MLISVGDIRGVGMTDTPPSDGPSQGAEFDMMGALDWKDGIATLPGSDIRFRMTEFGTLEIVTDLEVKGQKAEPNRQTLDPAQSHTPTPPPEGQSQTGTATAPANQSQPGLSQCKAPGPVLLSLEEGPSMEGPSVEVGPSVEVGSSADMGPNGEMSRCRACGGHVPRDTLLQGKFCSSICAQPSSGRSSPGEARESQSVECERLGKRVRKKRKIYMDSGDEEEDNQEEPEEKAKTTKGRRGAKIAKLVTAPANKKRAWSWPAYLEEERAIAAPVKLFKEHQSLPQSRNSFKVGMKLEGLDPSHPSLFCVLTVAEIQGYRVRLHFDGYPECYDFWANADSWDMKPAGWCEKNGHKLLLPKGCKDGEFNWSMYVKNCRGQLAPKHLFKSLNTSVTPSGFRAGMKLEAIDRKNPSLICVATIAAVVDNRLLIHFDNWDDTYDYWCDASSPYIHPVGYCEEAELTLTTPAGKTQTKTHVEYKQPKTFSWEKYLEETGTQAAPARAFKPRPPHGFQIGMKVEAVDKRNPMLIRVATIADTEDHRLKIHFDGWSSEYDYWVETDCPDLHPVGWCQKTGHPLQYPNGSSDLVTAPGQGCPTPGCNGVGHIRGPRYGTHYTQVSCPYSEMNFNKEGLLPDRLSGERPLALSGPHPRGRRPDPHTNTTTQTSATPDQLEGAEDSQNRKPVTLEAERLGCNAQLEPPGGASERSHNGTRPKRTAPVPKYLKMHYVKEEIGDSKASPDAISLQQALHESVFSPGISASPPHRVALCWDKHCQLLPEVLGLTAKRVATWSAEEVSTFVKGLPGCKEHAATFKTEQIDGEAFLLLTQADIVKILSIKLGPALKIYNSILMLKNSDEE from the exons ATGCTAATTAGC GTCGGGGATATCAGAGGAGTGGGAATGACCGACACTCCACCCAGTGATGGCCCCTCCCAGGGAGCAGAGTTTGACATGATGGGTGCTCTGGACTGGAAGGATGGTATTGCCACACTGCCGGGCAGTGACATCAGG TTCCGCATGACAGAGTTTGGGACTCTTGAGATTGTCACAGACCTAGAGGTCAAAGGGCAGAAGGCAGAGCCTAATCGCCAGACCTTGGACCCAGCACAGTCTCACACTCCTACCCCTCCACCAGAGGGCCAATCACAGACTGGCACAGCCACAGctccagccaatcagagtcagcCAGGATTGTCTCAATGTAAAG CCCCCGGTCCTGTGCTTCTGTCTTTAGAGGAGGGCCCCAGCATGGAGGGCCCCAGTGTGGAGGTTGGTCCCAGTGTTGAGGTTGGCTCTAGCGCAGACATGGGCCCAAATGGGGAGATGTCAAGGTGCCGGGCCTGTGGTGGCCATGTTCCCCGGGACACCCTCCTTCAGGGCAAATTCTGTAGCTCCATTTGTGCCCAGCCCTCCAGTGGCAG ATCCTCTCCAGGGGAAGCAAGGGAGAGTCAAAGTGTTGAGTGTGAGAGGCTAGGTAAACGTGTGCGCAAAAAGAGGAAGATCTATATGGATTCtggtgatgaagaggaagacaaCCAAGAGGAACCAGAG GAAAAGGCCAAGACTACCAAAGGCAGAAGAGGTGCCAAAATTGCCAAACTGG TTACTGCCCCAGCCAATAAGAAACGGGCATGGAGCTGGCCAGCTTACTTGGAAGAGGAGAGGGCCATCGCTGCTCCTGTTAAACTATTCAAAGAG CACCAGTCGCTTCCTCAAAGCAGGAACAGTTTTAAGGTGGGAATGAAGCTGGAGGGGCTGGACCCGTCTCACCCGTCTCTGTTCTGTGTACTCACTGTTGCAGAG ATTCAAGGCTATAGGGTCAGGCTTCACTTTGACGGTTACCCAGAATGCTACGACTTCTGGGCCAATGCTGACTCGTGGGATATGAAACCGGCTGGCTGGTGTGAAAAGAATGGGCATAAGTTATTGTTGCCTAAAg GTTGTAAGGATGGAGAGTTTAATTGGAGCATGTATGTGAAGAACTGTAGGGGTCAGCTGGCCCCAAAACACCTTTTCAAGAGCCTCAACACA tcgGTGACTCCGTCTGGATTTAGAGCAGGGATGAAGCTGGAGGCGATTGACAGGAAGAACCCATCATTGATCTGTGTAGCAACcattgctgctgttgttgacaACCGACTGCTCATTCATTTTGACAACTGGGATGACACATATGATTATTG GTGTGATGCTAGCAGTCCATACATCCATCCTGTGGGATACTGTGAAGAGGCTGAGCTAACTCTGACCACTCCAGCTGGTAAGACACAGACCAAGACACACGTGG AATATAAGCAACCCAAGACTTTCTCATGGGAGAAATACCTGGAAGAGACGGGCACACAGGCTGCTCCTGCGCGCGCTTTCAAACCG CGACCTCCACATGGCTTTCAGATTGGGATGAAAGTGGAAGCTGTGGATAAGAGGAACCCCATGCTCATCCGTGTTGCAACTATAGCGGACACAGAGGACCACCGACTAAAG ATTCATTTTGACGGCTGGAGTTCAGAGTATGACTACTGGGTGGAGACAGACTGCCCTGATCTGCACCCTGTAGGCTGGTGTCAGAAAACCGGTCACCCACTACAATACCCTAACG gctcCAGTGATTTAGTAACTGCCCCAGGACAAGGATGTCCTACCCCCGGATGCAACGGGGTTGGCCACATTAGAGGACCTCGCTATGGGACCCACTACAC tcagGTGAGCTGTCCCTACTCAGAGATGAATTTTAACAAGGAGGGCTTGCTGCCAGATCGCCTCAGCGGAGAACGACCCCTCGCCCTCAGTGGACCTCATCCACGTGGGCGACGACCGGATCCTCACACAAACACTACAACACAGACCTCCGCAACGCCTGACCAGCTGGAAGGAGCTGAAGACTCCCAGAACAG GAAACCGGTGACATTGGAAGCTGAGCGTTTAGGATGTAACGCTCAGCTGGAGCCACCGGGTGGAGCCAGTGAGCGGAGCCACAATGGAACGAGGCCTAAAAG GACGGCTCCAGTTCCCAAATACCTGAAAATGCACTACGTTAAAGAGGAGATTGGCGATAGTAAAG CCTCTCCAGACGCCATCTCTCTCCAGCAGGCCCTCCACGAGTCTGTGTTTTCCCCCGGCATCTCTGCCTCCCCCCCTCACCGGGTGGCTCTCTGCTGGGACAAACACTGCCAGCTGCTGCCTGAGGTCCTGGGGCTGACTGCCAAGAGAGTGGCCACTTGGAGTGCTGAGGAG GTGTCCACTTTTGTCAAAGGACTCCCAGGATGTAAAGAACATGCTGCTACATTTAAAACCGAG CAAATAGATGGCGAGGCCTTCCTGCTGCTCACCCAAGCAGACATTGTCAAGATCCTGTCCATCAAGTTAGGACCCGCCCTGAAGATCTACAACTCCATCCTCATGTTGAAGAACTCAGACGAGGAGTAA
- the l3mbtl1b gene encoding lethal(3)malignant brain tumor-like protein 4 isoform X2, with the protein MVCNCIQFNNRGTNRSSTVGDIRGVGMTDTPPSDGPSQGAEFDMMGALDWKDGIATLPGSDIRFRMTEFGTLEIVTDLEVKGQKAEPNRQTLDPAQSHTPTPPPEGQSQTGTATAPANQSQPGLSQCKAPGPVLLSLEEGPSMEGPSVEVGPSVEVGSSADMGPNGEMSRCRACGGHVPRDTLLQGKFCSSICAQPSSGRSSPGEARESQSVECERLGKRVRKKRKIYMDSGDEEEDNQEEPEEKAKTTKGRRGAKIAKLVTAPANKKRAWSWPAYLEEERAIAAPVKLFKEHQSLPQSRNSFKVGMKLEGLDPSHPSLFCVLTVAEIQGYRVRLHFDGYPECYDFWANADSWDMKPAGWCEKNGHKLLLPKGCKDGEFNWSMYVKNCRGQLAPKHLFKSLNTSVTPSGFRAGMKLEAIDRKNPSLICVATIAAVVDNRLLIHFDNWDDTYDYWCDASSPYIHPVGYCEEAELTLTTPAEYKQPKTFSWEKYLEETGTQAAPARAFKPRPPHGFQIGMKVEAVDKRNPMLIRVATIADTEDHRLKIHFDGWSSEYDYWVETDCPDLHPVGWCQKTGHPLQYPNGSSDLVTAPGQGCPTPGCNGVGHIRGPRYGTHYTQVSCPYSEMNFNKEGLLPDRLSGERPLALSGPHPRGRRPDPHTNTTTQTSATPDQLEGAEDSQNRKPVTLEAERLGCNAQLEPPGGASERSHNGTRPKRTAPVPKYLKMHYVKEEIGDSKASPDAISLQQALHESVFSPGISASPPHRVALCWDKHCQLLPEVLGLTAKRVATWSAEEVSTFVKGLPGCKEHAATFKTEQIDGEAFLLLTQADIVKILSIKLGPALKIYNSILMLKNSDEE; encoded by the exons ATGGTTTGTAACTgcatccagtttaacaacagGGGAACCAACCGCTCCTCAACG GTCGGGGATATCAGAGGAGTGGGAATGACCGACACTCCACCCAGTGATGGCCCCTCCCAGGGAGCAGAGTTTGACATGATGGGTGCTCTGGACTGGAAGGATGGTATTGCCACACTGCCGGGCAGTGACATCAGG TTCCGCATGACAGAGTTTGGGACTCTTGAGATTGTCACAGACCTAGAGGTCAAAGGGCAGAAGGCAGAGCCTAATCGCCAGACCTTGGACCCAGCACAGTCTCACACTCCTACCCCTCCACCAGAGGGCCAATCACAGACTGGCACAGCCACAGctccagccaatcagagtcagcCAGGATTGTCTCAATGTAAAG CCCCCGGTCCTGTGCTTCTGTCTTTAGAGGAGGGCCCCAGCATGGAGGGCCCCAGTGTGGAGGTTGGTCCCAGTGTTGAGGTTGGCTCTAGCGCAGACATGGGCCCAAATGGGGAGATGTCAAGGTGCCGGGCCTGTGGTGGCCATGTTCCCCGGGACACCCTCCTTCAGGGCAAATTCTGTAGCTCCATTTGTGCCCAGCCCTCCAGTGGCAG ATCCTCTCCAGGGGAAGCAAGGGAGAGTCAAAGTGTTGAGTGTGAGAGGCTAGGTAAACGTGTGCGCAAAAAGAGGAAGATCTATATGGATTCtggtgatgaagaggaagacaaCCAAGAGGAACCAGAG GAAAAGGCCAAGACTACCAAAGGCAGAAGAGGTGCCAAAATTGCCAAACTGG TTACTGCCCCAGCCAATAAGAAACGGGCATGGAGCTGGCCAGCTTACTTGGAAGAGGAGAGGGCCATCGCTGCTCCTGTTAAACTATTCAAAGAG CACCAGTCGCTTCCTCAAAGCAGGAACAGTTTTAAGGTGGGAATGAAGCTGGAGGGGCTGGACCCGTCTCACCCGTCTCTGTTCTGTGTACTCACTGTTGCAGAG ATTCAAGGCTATAGGGTCAGGCTTCACTTTGACGGTTACCCAGAATGCTACGACTTCTGGGCCAATGCTGACTCGTGGGATATGAAACCGGCTGGCTGGTGTGAAAAGAATGGGCATAAGTTATTGTTGCCTAAAg GTTGTAAGGATGGAGAGTTTAATTGGAGCATGTATGTGAAGAACTGTAGGGGTCAGCTGGCCCCAAAACACCTTTTCAAGAGCCTCAACACA tcgGTGACTCCGTCTGGATTTAGAGCAGGGATGAAGCTGGAGGCGATTGACAGGAAGAACCCATCATTGATCTGTGTAGCAACcattgctgctgttgttgacaACCGACTGCTCATTCATTTTGACAACTGGGATGACACATATGATTATTG GTGTGATGCTAGCAGTCCATACATCCATCCTGTGGGATACTGTGAAGAGGCTGAGCTAACTCTGACCACTCCAGCTG AATATAAGCAACCCAAGACTTTCTCATGGGAGAAATACCTGGAAGAGACGGGCACACAGGCTGCTCCTGCGCGCGCTTTCAAACCG CGACCTCCACATGGCTTTCAGATTGGGATGAAAGTGGAAGCTGTGGATAAGAGGAACCCCATGCTCATCCGTGTTGCAACTATAGCGGACACAGAGGACCACCGACTAAAG ATTCATTTTGACGGCTGGAGTTCAGAGTATGACTACTGGGTGGAGACAGACTGCCCTGATCTGCACCCTGTAGGCTGGTGTCAGAAAACCGGTCACCCACTACAATACCCTAACG gctcCAGTGATTTAGTAACTGCCCCAGGACAAGGATGTCCTACCCCCGGATGCAACGGGGTTGGCCACATTAGAGGACCTCGCTATGGGACCCACTACAC tcagGTGAGCTGTCCCTACTCAGAGATGAATTTTAACAAGGAGGGCTTGCTGCCAGATCGCCTCAGCGGAGAACGACCCCTCGCCCTCAGTGGACCTCATCCACGTGGGCGACGACCGGATCCTCACACAAACACTACAACACAGACCTCCGCAACGCCTGACCAGCTGGAAGGAGCTGAAGACTCCCAGAACAG GAAACCGGTGACATTGGAAGCTGAGCGTTTAGGATGTAACGCTCAGCTGGAGCCACCGGGTGGAGCCAGTGAGCGGAGCCACAATGGAACGAGGCCTAAAAG GACGGCTCCAGTTCCCAAATACCTGAAAATGCACTACGTTAAAGAGGAGATTGGCGATAGTAAAG CCTCTCCAGACGCCATCTCTCTCCAGCAGGCCCTCCACGAGTCTGTGTTTTCCCCCGGCATCTCTGCCTCCCCCCCTCACCGGGTGGCTCTCTGCTGGGACAAACACTGCCAGCTGCTGCCTGAGGTCCTGGGGCTGACTGCCAAGAGAGTGGCCACTTGGAGTGCTGAGGAG GTGTCCACTTTTGTCAAAGGACTCCCAGGATGTAAAGAACATGCTGCTACATTTAAAACCGAG CAAATAGATGGCGAGGCCTTCCTGCTGCTCACCCAAGCAGACATTGTCAAGATCCTGTCCATCAAGTTAGGACCCGCCCTGAAGATCTACAACTCCATCCTCATGTTGAAGAACTCAGACGAGGAGTAA
- the l3mbtl1b gene encoding lethal(3)malignant brain tumor-like protein 4 isoform X1, whose translation MVCNCIQFNNRGTNRSSTVGDIRGVGMTDTPPSDGPSQGAEFDMMGALDWKDGIATLPGSDIRFRMTEFGTLEIVTDLEVKGQKAEPNRQTLDPAQSHTPTPPPEGQSQTGTATAPANQSQPGLSQCKAPGPVLLSLEEGPSMEGPSVEVGPSVEVGSSADMGPNGEMSRCRACGGHVPRDTLLQGKFCSSICAQPSSGRSSPGEARESQSVECERLGKRVRKKRKIYMDSGDEEEDNQEEPEEKAKTTKGRRGAKIAKLVTAPANKKRAWSWPAYLEEERAIAAPVKLFKEHQSLPQSRNSFKVGMKLEGLDPSHPSLFCVLTVAEIQGYRVRLHFDGYPECYDFWANADSWDMKPAGWCEKNGHKLLLPKGCKDGEFNWSMYVKNCRGQLAPKHLFKSLNTSVTPSGFRAGMKLEAIDRKNPSLICVATIAAVVDNRLLIHFDNWDDTYDYWCDASSPYIHPVGYCEEAELTLTTPAGKTQTKTHVEYKQPKTFSWEKYLEETGTQAAPARAFKPRPPHGFQIGMKVEAVDKRNPMLIRVATIADTEDHRLKIHFDGWSSEYDYWVETDCPDLHPVGWCQKTGHPLQYPNGSSDLVTAPGQGCPTPGCNGVGHIRGPRYGTHYTQVSCPYSEMNFNKEGLLPDRLSGERPLALSGPHPRGRRPDPHTNTTTQTSATPDQLEGAEDSQNRKPVTLEAERLGCNAQLEPPGGASERSHNGTRPKRTAPVPKYLKMHYVKEEIGDSKASPDAISLQQALHESVFSPGISASPPHRVALCWDKHCQLLPEVLGLTAKRVATWSAEEVSTFVKGLPGCKEHAATFKTEQIDGEAFLLLTQADIVKILSIKLGPALKIYNSILMLKNSDEE comes from the exons ATGGTTTGTAACTgcatccagtttaacaacagGGGAACCAACCGCTCCTCAACG GTCGGGGATATCAGAGGAGTGGGAATGACCGACACTCCACCCAGTGATGGCCCCTCCCAGGGAGCAGAGTTTGACATGATGGGTGCTCTGGACTGGAAGGATGGTATTGCCACACTGCCGGGCAGTGACATCAGG TTCCGCATGACAGAGTTTGGGACTCTTGAGATTGTCACAGACCTAGAGGTCAAAGGGCAGAAGGCAGAGCCTAATCGCCAGACCTTGGACCCAGCACAGTCTCACACTCCTACCCCTCCACCAGAGGGCCAATCACAGACTGGCACAGCCACAGctccagccaatcagagtcagcCAGGATTGTCTCAATGTAAAG CCCCCGGTCCTGTGCTTCTGTCTTTAGAGGAGGGCCCCAGCATGGAGGGCCCCAGTGTGGAGGTTGGTCCCAGTGTTGAGGTTGGCTCTAGCGCAGACATGGGCCCAAATGGGGAGATGTCAAGGTGCCGGGCCTGTGGTGGCCATGTTCCCCGGGACACCCTCCTTCAGGGCAAATTCTGTAGCTCCATTTGTGCCCAGCCCTCCAGTGGCAG ATCCTCTCCAGGGGAAGCAAGGGAGAGTCAAAGTGTTGAGTGTGAGAGGCTAGGTAAACGTGTGCGCAAAAAGAGGAAGATCTATATGGATTCtggtgatgaagaggaagacaaCCAAGAGGAACCAGAG GAAAAGGCCAAGACTACCAAAGGCAGAAGAGGTGCCAAAATTGCCAAACTGG TTACTGCCCCAGCCAATAAGAAACGGGCATGGAGCTGGCCAGCTTACTTGGAAGAGGAGAGGGCCATCGCTGCTCCTGTTAAACTATTCAAAGAG CACCAGTCGCTTCCTCAAAGCAGGAACAGTTTTAAGGTGGGAATGAAGCTGGAGGGGCTGGACCCGTCTCACCCGTCTCTGTTCTGTGTACTCACTGTTGCAGAG ATTCAAGGCTATAGGGTCAGGCTTCACTTTGACGGTTACCCAGAATGCTACGACTTCTGGGCCAATGCTGACTCGTGGGATATGAAACCGGCTGGCTGGTGTGAAAAGAATGGGCATAAGTTATTGTTGCCTAAAg GTTGTAAGGATGGAGAGTTTAATTGGAGCATGTATGTGAAGAACTGTAGGGGTCAGCTGGCCCCAAAACACCTTTTCAAGAGCCTCAACACA tcgGTGACTCCGTCTGGATTTAGAGCAGGGATGAAGCTGGAGGCGATTGACAGGAAGAACCCATCATTGATCTGTGTAGCAACcattgctgctgttgttgacaACCGACTGCTCATTCATTTTGACAACTGGGATGACACATATGATTATTG GTGTGATGCTAGCAGTCCATACATCCATCCTGTGGGATACTGTGAAGAGGCTGAGCTAACTCTGACCACTCCAGCTGGTAAGACACAGACCAAGACACACGTGG AATATAAGCAACCCAAGACTTTCTCATGGGAGAAATACCTGGAAGAGACGGGCACACAGGCTGCTCCTGCGCGCGCTTTCAAACCG CGACCTCCACATGGCTTTCAGATTGGGATGAAAGTGGAAGCTGTGGATAAGAGGAACCCCATGCTCATCCGTGTTGCAACTATAGCGGACACAGAGGACCACCGACTAAAG ATTCATTTTGACGGCTGGAGTTCAGAGTATGACTACTGGGTGGAGACAGACTGCCCTGATCTGCACCCTGTAGGCTGGTGTCAGAAAACCGGTCACCCACTACAATACCCTAACG gctcCAGTGATTTAGTAACTGCCCCAGGACAAGGATGTCCTACCCCCGGATGCAACGGGGTTGGCCACATTAGAGGACCTCGCTATGGGACCCACTACAC tcagGTGAGCTGTCCCTACTCAGAGATGAATTTTAACAAGGAGGGCTTGCTGCCAGATCGCCTCAGCGGAGAACGACCCCTCGCCCTCAGTGGACCTCATCCACGTGGGCGACGACCGGATCCTCACACAAACACTACAACACAGACCTCCGCAACGCCTGACCAGCTGGAAGGAGCTGAAGACTCCCAGAACAG GAAACCGGTGACATTGGAAGCTGAGCGTTTAGGATGTAACGCTCAGCTGGAGCCACCGGGTGGAGCCAGTGAGCGGAGCCACAATGGAACGAGGCCTAAAAG GACGGCTCCAGTTCCCAAATACCTGAAAATGCACTACGTTAAAGAGGAGATTGGCGATAGTAAAG CCTCTCCAGACGCCATCTCTCTCCAGCAGGCCCTCCACGAGTCTGTGTTTTCCCCCGGCATCTCTGCCTCCCCCCCTCACCGGGTGGCTCTCTGCTGGGACAAACACTGCCAGCTGCTGCCTGAGGTCCTGGGGCTGACTGCCAAGAGAGTGGCCACTTGGAGTGCTGAGGAG GTGTCCACTTTTGTCAAAGGACTCCCAGGATGTAAAGAACATGCTGCTACATTTAAAACCGAG CAAATAGATGGCGAGGCCTTCCTGCTGCTCACCCAAGCAGACATTGTCAAGATCCTGTCCATCAAGTTAGGACCCGCCCTGAAGATCTACAACTCCATCCTCATGTTGAAGAACTCAGACGAGGAGTAA